The genomic stretch TGTTGTGGCGACGTGACTTACGCATATTTGACTTCCGTGCTCGTGTTGAACTGCCAATTGCACTGTAAGCGCCGCTCCAAGCCAGTGTCTGTGCGCGAGCGAACGTCTTGGCAACCGGTAGCGCAAAGAACCTCCCTCAGCGCTGAGGGCGTGAAGAACGTTCGCCGGTCGGCGCAGCGCGCGGCCCACAGTGTGCAGACCGTCCGCTACCAAAGGTGATGCAGGCGCCACGCTCCACTCGAGCAACGGGGAGCAGGTGATGTCCACAGCGGTCGGGGCCACAGGTGCTGCCGAGCGCCAAAAGATGCGCAACGGTCACCGCCGGCTCTGCACCCGCCGCATGCGGTGTGCGACCAGCAGTCGCATGGCGGCGGAGCACCGCGGCGTTCACGGCGCGCCCTACGCTTGGTCAGACGTCAGTTCGAACGGCTCTTACACCGAAGGCCGTGGCCCCCACGCGACTGGCGAATGCTGCACTTCTTGTTCGAGCACGCGCTGCGCGCTGCAGCTGGAGGCGAAGAAAGGCCAAGCGCGCACTGGACGTTGCTTGTGGGCAGCGACGGGGGATTGCGTCGACGATGGGCGTCTTATCCGGGAGTTCGGATGACGTGATCGGTGCCGCCGACCGATCGCAGCTTTACCGTGCCTCTGCGTCGGGCGAGGGACTCGTAGACCTTGACGTACTCGCTCGCCATGATGGACGAAACATAGCGTCGCTCGAAACCGCGACGGCAAGCCTGCCGGTCGATCTCCCCAATGCTCCGTGCCGCCTCGATGGCCTGCGACTGGTTGCTTACGACGAATCCGGAGACGCCATGGTCCATGACCTCAGGCACGGCGCCGCGGGCATAGGCGACCACCGGTGTGCCGCAGGCCATGGCCTCGATCATCACGAGCCCGAACGGCTCCGGCCAGTCAATGGGAAACAGCAGCGCACGTGCGTTGCCGAGGAGCGCGTTCTTGTCGCCGTCGCCGACCTCCCCCTCGAATGCGATAAGCGGATGATTCAGCAGCGGACGGATGACGGTCTCGAAGTAGTTCCTGTCTGCAGCATCGACCTTCGCCGCGATCCGCAGGCGGGTGTTGCACGCCAGGGCGATCTCGATGGCCCGGTCCAGGCGCTTCTCCGGCGACACGCGGCCGACGAAGGCAAAGTAGTCCTGCGGTGTGCCGTTGAAGTCGTAGAGCGCCAGGGGCAGACCGTGGTGCACCGTCGCA from Caldimonas brevitalea encodes the following:
- a CDS encoding glycosyltransferase family 4 protein, translating into MRIAQVAPLAESVPPQAYGGTERVVSYLTEALVAGGHDVTLFASGDSVTSADLVAVRDRSLRNHPRPCDPAVWHTIMLDEVSRRADQFDVIHFHVDCTHYPMARRCLTPCVTTLHGRLDLPDLAALHQHFAEHPVVAISNAQRRLLPQANWCATVHHGLPLALYDFNGTPQDYFAFVGRVSPEKRLDRAIEIALACNTRLRIAAKVDAADRNYFETVIRPLLNHPLIAFEGEVGDGDKNALLGNARALLFPIDWPEPFGLVMIEAMACGTPVVAYARGAVPEVMDHGVSGFVVSNQSQAIEAARSIGEIDRQACRRGFERRYVSSIMASEYVKVYESLARRRGTVKLRSVGGTDHVIRTPG